A region of the Myxococcus stipitatus DSM 14675 genome:
CCGCGCTCCGCGGCCTGCTTGAAGTTCGCCGGTTGGTGCGCGAGCAACACCGCCGCGCGGTCCGCGTCCCGCCCCGCGAGGGCCTGGTCCAGGTCATAGCCCTTCTGCGCGGTGCGCCTCCAACCACTCCAGTCATCCACGCCGACCAGGTCCAGCGAGGCACCCGCGTCACCGATGCGGACGTGCCGATTGCGAAGCGTCTGGATGTCGAGTGACTGGAGGAACTCCACCCAGGCCACGTCTCCGGCGTAGTACTCGTGGTTGCCGGTGACGAAGTAGCTGCCGTAGCGCGAGCGCAGGTTCCGGAGCGCCGCGACGGCATCGCCCAGGATGGGGACATCGCCATCGACCAGGTCGCCCGTGATGGCGACGAGGTCGGGCTCGAGTGCATTGGCGTGACGGACCAGCTCATCCATGAAGCGGCGCCGGATGAAGGGGCCGACGTGGACATCGGTGAGCTGGACGATGGTGAAGCCGTCCAGCGCGCGCGGGAGCTTGGGAATCTTGATGGCGAGCTCCGTCACCAGCGGCGGCGCGACGAAGGCCCTCCAGTGGCCATAGGTCGCCAGTCCGCCTCCCGCGACCAGCGCGCCGCCCGCCACCGCGCGTCCGAGGAACTTCCTTCGCTCCGCGTCCACCGGAGGTGTCGGCTGGGCGAGGGCAGGGGCTTCACTCGCGCGGCGCTGTCGAAGCCGTCGAGCCACCGCGAGGATGCCTCGTGAGAGGTCCGTGAGGCCCAGGGCCATCACGAGGCAGAGCGCCACGCCCATCCACGAGTACATGGCCACCTTGACGAGGCGGTCCGTCTCCTCGGGCAGGGCGCCGAGGAGGGTGCGCCGCATGCCCATCAACAGCCCCATCGCGGTCAGGAAGACGATGGCCAGCAGCCGCACCACGCGGCCGTGCACCAGCTCTCGCACGAGCCGCCGGTAGAGGTACAGATGGCCCAGCACCGCGCCGAGCCCGATGAGCATGGAGAAGGAGAAGAGGCGGGGCGGCATCCGGGGCGACTCGAGCGGGAGGGAGCGGGAAGGGTAACACGAGGCCCAGGCGTGTCCGCGCACGTCACGCGGCGGCGCGAGAGGTAGAGTCCGCGTCCACGGTCAGACGCGGGTCGCGAGGGAGACACATGGACAAGGTCATCGTCATCACGGGGGCAAGCGGGGGCATCGGAGCGGCGCTCGCACAGCTCGCTGGCGCGCGAGGGGCGAAGCTCGTGTTGGCGGCTCGGCGACGCGCGGAGCTCGAGGCGGTCGCGGC
Encoded here:
- a CDS encoding metallophosphoesterase, with product MPPRLFSFSMLIGLGAVLGHLYLYRRLVRELVHGRVVRLLAIVFLTAMGLLMGMRRTLLGALPEETDRLVKVAMYSWMGVALCLVMALGLTDLSRGILAVARRLRQRRASEAPALAQPTPPVDAERRKFLGRAVAGGALVAGGGLATYGHWRAFVAPPLVTELAIKIPKLPRALDGFTIVQLTDVHVGPFIRRRFMDELVRHANALEPDLVAITGDLVDGDVPILGDAVAALRNLRSRYGSYFVTGNHEYYAGDVAWVEFLQSLDIQTLRNRHVRIGDAGASLDLVGVDDWSGWRRTAQKGYDLDQALAGRDADRAAVLLAHQPANFKQAAERGVDLQISGHTHGGQLPPMTLFIDYAWEHAVGLYRHQDSHIYVSRGCGFWGPPMRVGSPPELVKLVLTT